From one Brachypodium distachyon strain Bd21 chromosome 4, Brachypodium_distachyon_v3.0, whole genome shotgun sequence genomic stretch:
- the LOC104585001 gene encoding pollen-specific leucine-rich repeat extensin-like protein 3, translated as MDWILTGPAPPMLGEEDDFEAAVAPPPPPLYCPIHGFGPCPTRDGTAPPLPSPTLPAHSAEDAAAPTPPAVDSAPPPVDDGEVLHAVHPEARRLLRKFAAAMALNHAGPATGG; from the coding sequence ATGGACTGGATATTAACCGGTCCGGCGCCGCCCATgctcggggaagaagacgactTCGAGGCCGCCGTggctccgcccccgccgccgttgtACTGCCCGATCCATGGATTCGGGCCGTGCCCGACGAGGGACGGCACGGCGCCGCCCCTCCCGTCCCCGACTCTGCCCGCGCACTCGGCCGAGGACGCCGCTGCACCCACGCCTCCAGCCGTCGACTCCGCTCCACCACCTGTCGATGACGGCGAGGTCCTCCACGCCGTTCACCCGGAGGCGAGGCGCCTCCTCCGAAAGttcgcggccgccatggccctCAACCACGCCGGTCCGGCCACCGGTGGGTGA
- the LOC100836796 gene encoding uncharacterized protein LOC100836796 has translation MVQIIDSDAPMLSTFIYVAPPIKISFGDSSLVKKIKVNSSLYSGMVQFARTRLPSIASNLQALTLSSYGEAFNTPMIPDKFLHLKYLNICLCGRDTFRGYDFFSLVSFLEASPALECFGLCAGEHTKLRRDSILGISSGEMRQVPGFRQDNLKAVCITGFCSAKSLVELTSQILQNTPSLQDLVLDTTHGFHNEFVELGKCHIMCNEALTEANNAVEALRMYVEGKVPSSVRLKVWEPCKRCHAGKSRRT, from the exons ATGGTACAGATTATAGACAGTGATGCTCCAATGCTCTCCACTTTTATCTATGTTGCCCCCCCGATAAAAATATCATTTGGGGACTCCTCTCTggtgaagaaaataaaagtgaATAGTTCATTATATTCTGGTATGGTCCAGTTTGCTCGGACAAGGCTTCCCTCCATTGCTTCCAATCTCCAAGCTCTTACCCTCTCATCATATGGAGAG GCGTTTAATACACCAATGATACCTGACAAGTTCCTCCATCTGAAGTACTTGAATATTTGTCTTTGTGGACGAGACACTTTCAGAGGCTATGATTTCTTTTCTCTGGTTTCTTTTCTAGAAGCTTCTCCTGCCTTGGAATGTTTCGGCTTATGT GCAGGTGAACATACAAAATTAAGGCGCGATTCAATTCTTGGAATCTCAAGCGGAGAAATGAGGCAGGTTCCAGGGTTCCGCCAAGACAACCTCAAGGCAGTGTGCATCACTGGATTTTGCTCCGCCAAGAGCTTGGTTGAGCTGACATCTCAAATTCTGCAGAACACCCCGTCGCTACAAGATTTGGTTCTCGACACCACCCATGGTTTTCACAATGAATTTGTTGAACTAGGGAAATGCCATATCATGTGTAATGAAGCTCTCACCGAAGCTAACAATGCTGTTGAGGCTTTAAGAATGTATGTTGAGGGGAAAGTCCCCTCAAGTGTTCGCTTGAAGGTTTGGGAGCCTTGCAAACGGTGCCATGCTGGCAAATCTAGACGTACCTGA